The proteins below come from a single Oncorhynchus keta strain PuntledgeMale-10-30-2019 chromosome 32, Oket_V2, whole genome shotgun sequence genomic window:
- the cfap52 gene encoding cilia- and flagella-associated protein 52: MAGDAQDIPRLELEAVIGFNGHVFSGLRVHPDREHFIYPLGCTVILKSLKDGKQEFLHGHTNNVSCVTVSKSGRYIASGQVTFMGFKADLIIWDYEKRAIHARLQLHKAKVEGLAFSPNDKYLVSLGGQDDGSIVVWNLESKEAICGSPASAHSAGHCLTIEYTNHSDNIFISAGNGTMRVWELDLPNRKIRPTECQTGQLKRIVKCIEIPDDDLFFYCGTTSGDILKVNLKTRLLNSCGPRKQKFSKGVNTLKVLKSGDILVGSGDGMFTLCSGPNFKTIKKVQLEGGVTSIAVRGEGHQFFAGTEAAQIYRFGYTDFKEELIATSHNSAVNDVAFPFGTSELFATCSQDDIRVWHAETSKELLRISVPNMTCNALDFMIDGHSIISAWNDGKIRVFAPETGRAMLVIHNAHSMGVTAIAGTRDCKRIVSGGGEGQVRVWEILHGCHRLIETMKEHKATVTSIKIKSNDKECVTASSDGACIIWDLVRFVRNQMVLANTLFRSVCYHPEEYQIITSGTDRKIGYWEVYDGSAIRELEGSLSGAINGMHISQSGQHFVTGGDEKLVKVWDYSEGEVTHVGVGHSGSITSVTISSDNGSMVSTSSDGAVLRWRYPHPSSP; encoded by the exons ATGGCTGGAGATGCGCAAGATATTCCACGGCTTGAGCTGGAGGCTGTAATTGGGTTCAATG gACACGTATTTTCCGGCCTCAGAGTGCACCCAGACAGAGAACACTTCATCTATCCTCTTGGTTGCACTGTTATTTTGAAGAGCCTGAAAGACGGCAAACAGGAGTTCCTCCATGGACACACCAACAACGTCTCCTGTGTCACTGTGTCCAAAAGCGGACGCTACATCGCTTCTGGACAGGTCACCTTCATGGGCTTCAAG GCTGATCTGATCATCTGGGATTATGAGAAGAGAGCGATCCACGCCAGACTCCAGCTCCACAAAGCGAAGGTGGAGGGACTTGCCTTCTCCCCCAATGACAAGTACCTTGTGTCCCTGGGTGGACAGGATGATGGAAG CATTGTGGTGTGGAACCTTGAGAGCAAAGAAGCGATCTGTGGGAGCCCGGCCTCTGCCCACAGTGCAGGCCACTGCCTCACCATCGAGTACACCAACCACAGCGACAACATCTTCATCTCCGCCGGCAA TGGTACGATGCGTGTTTGGGAGCTAGACCTTCCAAATAGGAAGATCCGGCCTACAGAATGCCAGACAGGACAGCTGAAGAGGATTGTCAAATGCATTGAG ATCCCAGACGACGACCTTTTCTTTTACTGCGGAACCACCAGTGGTGACATCCTGAAGGTCAACCTGAAGACCCGCCTCCTCAACAGCTGTGGGCCACGAAAACAGAAATTCAGCAAG GGTGTCAACACACTGAAGGTGCTGAAGTCTGGGGACATCCTGGTGGGCTCTGGGGATGGCATGTTCACTTTGTGCTCGGGACCGAACTTCAAAACCATCAA GAAGGTTCAGTTGGAGGGGGGAGTGACGTCCATCGCTGTGAGAGGCGAGGGCCACCAGTTCTTTGCAGGAACGGAGGCGGCTCAGATCTACCGCTTTGGCTACACAGACTTCAAAGAGGAGCTGATCGCCACCAGTCACAACAGTGCAGTCAACGACGTGGCCTTCCCTTT TGGCACGTCGGAGCTGTTTGCCACGTGTTCCCAGGATGACATCAGAGTGTGGCACGCCGAGACCTCCAAGGAGCTGCTGCGGATCTCCGTCCCCAACATGACCTGCAACGCCCTGGACTTCATGATCGACGGACACAGCATCATCAGCG CCTGGAACGATGGGAAGATCCGTGTGTTTGCCCCAGAGACTGGCAGAGCCATGCTGGTCATCCACAATGCCCACAGCATGGGCGTGACTGCCATCGCTGGCACCAGGGACTGCAAGAGGATCgttagtggaggaggagagggacag GTGCGTGTGTGGGAGATCCTGCACGGCTGTCACCGGCTCATTGAGACCATGAAGGAGCACAAAGCCACCGTCACCAGCATCAAGATCAAGAGCAACGACAAGGAGTGTGTCACCGCCAGCTCGGATGGGGCCTGCATCATCTGGGACTTGGT GCGATTTGTGAGGAATCAGATGGTCCTGGCCAACACTCTGTTCAGAAGTGTGTGTTACCACCCTGAGGAGTACCAGATCATCACCAGTGGCACCGACAGAAAG ATTGGTTATTGGGAGGTGTATGATGGCTCAGCCATCAGAGAACTGGAGGGCTCCCTGTCAGGAGCCATCAATGGCATGCACATCTCACAGAGCGGACAGCACTTTGTCACTG GTGGAGACGAGAAGCTGGTGAAGGTGTGGGACTACTCGGAGGGCGAGGTGACCCATGTGGGCGTCGGCCACAGCGGCAGCATCACCAGCGTCACAATCTCCTCCGACAACGGGAGCATGGTGAGCACCAGTTCCGACGGGGCCGTGCTCCGGTGGAGgtacccccatccctcctctccctag